A window from Salvia miltiorrhiza cultivar Shanhuang (shh) chromosome 2, IMPLAD_Smil_shh, whole genome shotgun sequence encodes these proteins:
- the LOC131011196 gene encoding uncharacterized protein LOC131011196 — MRLIEHIGFDTAVGSPIAIDKLLHHVHLLDPEPKWKKRKAGDGASTSAPKKQRTAGDGASTSAPKKHRKAHDGASTSTPKKKQTEVGCEQPATEKRRRSSRLHKDEDAAPVHGQCCCESMKDIMLAQLSCLKLIQGSLVRLESKVVDGETMAKQNEELRAAFDEAFERVQKKIGKSVLLDSDNDADGVDDEGDRLEDEDAEVEDAIEHAGQQNEQEEGVMAN; from the exons ATGCGACTCATAGAACACATTGGATTCGATACGGCTGTTGGAAGCCCTATTGCTATCGATAAGCTGTTGCATCATGTTCATTTGTTGGATCCCGAGCCCAAGTGGAAGAAGCGGAAGGCTGGCGATGGCGCGAGTACTAGTGCTCCCAAAAAGCAGCGGACGGCTGGCGATGGCGCGAGTACTAGTGCTCCCAAAAAGCATCGGAAGGCTCATGATGGCGCGAGTACTAGTACTCCCAAAAAGAAGCAGACAGAAGTAGGCTGTGAGCAGCCGGCAACTGAGAAGAGGAGAAGGTCTTCGCGGTTACATAAAGATGAAGATGCAGCGCCCGTTCATGGGCAATGCTGTTGTGAATCA ATGAAGGATATTATGCTCGCGCAGTTGTCATGTCTGAAGCTCATCCAGGGGTCCTTGGTAAGGTTAGAGAGCAAGGTTGTTGATGGTGAGACGATGGCGAAACAAAATGAAGAGCTGCGTGCTGCATTTGATGAGGCTTTCGAGCGTgtgcaaaaaaaaattggtaagaGTGTTCTTCTTGACAGTGACAATGATGCAGACGGTGTAGATGATGAAGGTGACAGATTAGAGGACGAGGATGCGGAAGTTGAAGATGCGATAGAGCATGCGGGCCAGCAAAATGAGCAAGAAGAAGGTGTTATGGCAAATTAA
- the LOC131007767 gene encoding stem-specific protein TSJT1-like — translation MLGVFKNGVVNPPQELYSPASTMASKSPEETLKDFLASNPSNGFSLEFSDKGFLAYASPQRQLMSQQRLFCSLNDVYCIFLGSLNNLCTLNKQYGLSKISNEAMFVIEAYCTLRDRGPIPAHRVLKDLEGDFGFVIYDHKAGVVFAANGGDKSVNLFWGIAGDGCVMISDNVDVVKASCGKSYAPFPAGCMYHSERGLMSFEHPMKKMKAMPRVDSEGALCGAYFAVDAYSKVNPTMPRVGSEANWATWG, via the exons atGTTGGGTGTATTCAAGAATGGTGTGGTGAACCCCCCACAGGAGTTGTATAGCCCAGCTTCAACCATGGCTTCCAAGAGCCCAGAGGAGACTTTGAAGGATTTCTTAGCTTCAAATCCCAGCAATGGCTTCTCCCTTGAGTTTTCAGACAAGGGTTTCTTGGCATATGCCTCACCTCAACGCCAGCTCATGTCTCAGCAAAG GCTGTTTTGCAGTTTGAATGATGTGTACTGCATTTTCCTTGGGAGTTTGAACAATTTGTGCACACTGAACAAGCAATATGGGCTGTCAAAGATTAGCAATGAGGCCATGTTTGTTATTGAGGCCTACTGCACTCTAAGGGACAGGGGCCCCATACCGGCCCACCGGGTTCTCAAGGACCTCGAGGGCGATTTCGGGTTCGTGATCTATGACCACAAGGCTGGAGTTGTGTTTGCTGCCAAT GGTGGTGATAAGTCAGTGAACCTTTTCTGGGGCATAGCTGGTGATGGGTGTGTGATGATCTCAGACAATGTAGATGTTGTGAAAGCAAGCTGTGGAAAATCATATGCTCCATTCCCAGCAGGGTGTATGTACCACAGTGAGAGAGGGTTGATGAGCTTTGAGCACccaatgaagaagatgaaagcAATGCCTAGAGTTGATAGTGAGGGAGCATTGTGTGGTGCTTACTTTGCAGTTGATGCCTATTCTAAGGTTAACCCCACCATGCCTAGAGTTGGGAGTGAAGCTAACTGGGCCACCTGGGGCTGA
- the LOC131011183 gene encoding uncharacterized protein LOC131011183, translating to MSSGSGGGGGGGGQPATHSLAFRVMRLCRPTLHVDNSPLKFDPCDLLFGEDLFDDPIAASHLPRLLGGQSNAAALDPADLSYRGRFLLHQPTDSLGLPGLLVLPQSFGAIYLGETFCSYISINNSSNFEVRDVVIKAEIQTERQRLLLLDTSKSPVESIRAGGRYDFIVEHDVKELGAHTLVCTALYTDGDNERKYLPQFFKFMVSNPLSVRTKVRSVKDTTFLEACIENHTKSDLYMDQVEFEPAQYWSATVLKAANHASEASSLLRETFKEPVLIKSGGGIYNYLYQLKFSSPDNAQFKAESSKILGKLQITWRTNLGEPGRLQTQHILGNPVTRKDIALHAVEMPSVIILEKSFLVGLNLTNLTDRVLGPFQVWVSEGDSPDGKAVMVNGLQTVTLGEVQPLSSLKFQLNLIAVKHGIRKISGITVFDTVEKKTYDSLFEMEIYVDLE from the exons ATGAGTAGCGGCAGCGGCGGtggcggaggcggcggaggtCAACCGGCGACGCACTCATTGGCGTTTAGAGTGATGCGTCTCTGCCGCCCGACGCTCCACGTCGACAATTCCCCTCTCAAATTCGACCCCTGCGATCTCCTCTTCGGCGAGGACCTCTTCGACGATCCAATCGCGGCTTCGCACCTCCCTCGCCTCCTCGGCGGCCAATCGAACGCCGCGGCCTTAGATCCGGCCGACCTCAGCTACCGCGGCAGATTCCTCCTTCACCAACCCACCGATTCGCTCGGCCTCCCCGGCCTCCTCGTCCTTCCCCAATCCTTTGG AGCGATATATTTGGGGGAGACGTTCTGCAGTTATATAAGCATCAACAACAGTTCCAATTTTGAAGTCCGAGACGTTGTGATTAAG GCTGAAATTCAAACAGAAAGACAAAGACTGCTGTTGTTGGATACATCAAAGTCACCTGTTGAGTCAATACGTGCTGGTGGACGTTATGATTTCATTGTGGAACATGATGTCAAAGAGTTGGGTGCGCACAC GTTGGTGTGTACAGCACTTTACACTGATGGCGACAATGAGAGGAAGTATCTCCCACAATTTTTCAAATTCATGGTTTCAAACCCTCTCTCAGTCCGGACTAAG GTTCGCAGTGTGAAG GACACAACATTTTTGGAGGCCTGCATAGAAAACCATACAAAATCTGACCTTTACATGGACCAAGTTGAGTTTGAGCCAGCACAATATTGGAGCGCAACAGTCCTCAAAGCTGCCAATCATGCTTCAGAGGCTAGCTCATTATTGAG AGAGACTTTCAAGGAACCTGTTCTCATCAAATCAGGAGGAGGAATCTATAATTATCTCTACCAATTAAAATTCTCATCACCTGATAATGCGCAATTTAAAGCTGAGAGCAGCAAGATTCTTGGCAAACTTCAGATAACATGGCGTACAAATTTGGGTGAGCCAGGTCGCTTGCAAACTCAACATATTCTTGGTAAT CCTGTTACTCGGAAGGACATCGCGTTGCATGCTGTGGAAATGCCATCTGTGATTATTTTAGAGAAATCGTTCTTG GTAGGCTTGAATCTCACAAATTTGACGGATCGTGTATTGGGGCCCTTTCAAGTATGGGTATCGGAAGGCGATTCACCAGATGGGAAGGCTGTTATGGTCAATGGTCTTCAGACAGTG ACTCTTGGAGAGGTACAACCACTTAGCTCATTAAAGTTTCAGTTG AATTTGATTGCTGTCAAGCATGGGATACGGAAAATCAGCGGCATTACAGTTTTTGACACAGTAGAGAAGAAGACTTATGACTCACTTTTTGAAATGGAG ATATATGTTGATTTAGAGTGA
- the LOC131011157 gene encoding putative serine/threonine-protein kinase: MSCGCFGASTILRKSSDKHVSNSEQDQEAVTITKTRTFSFNELRIATNNFNLSNKIGRGGFGIVYKGILRNGMVVAVKLLSAESKQGEREFLTEIETISNVKHPNLVQLLGCCVHGRDQILVYEYLENNSIDRALLGPRRSKKLDWRRRSAICLGTARGLSFLHEQLVPRIVHRDIKGSNVLLDADFQPKIGDFGLAKLFPDNISHITTKIAGTTGYLAPEYALGGHLTVKADVYSYGILTLEIVSGRTWANADHGGVQKLLAEWAWELYQEEKLLDLVDPELEEFPENEVLRYVKVALFCTQAAASRRPLMSQVIEMLSRNVRLKENELTPPGFFDDSASLSGRSAKDKLSGTSNSYQMNSFPSTITQVTPR, from the exons ATGAGCTGTGGATGCTTTGGTGCATCAACCATTCTCCGGAAGAGTAGTGACAAACATGTTAGTAATTCCGAACAAGATCAAGAAG CGGTCACTATCACAAAGACAAGAACTTTCTCATTCAATGAATTACGAATAGCAACAAATAACTTCAACCTGAGTAACAAAATAGGACGAGGAGGTTTTGGTATAGTTTACAAG GGAATTCTGAGAAATGGAATGGTAGTTGCAGTGAAGCTGCTCTCTGCTGAGTCAAAGCAGGGAGAGCGTGAGTTTCTAACAGAGATTGAGACTATTTCTAATGTCAAACATCCAAATCTAGTTCAGTTACTTGGGTGCTGTGTTCATGGACGTGACCAGATTTTGGTGTATGAATATTTGGAAAATAACAGCATCGATCGTGCATTACTAG GTCCTAGGAGATCCAAAAAACTTGATTGGAGAAGAAGGTCTGCCATCTGCTTGGGTACTGCCAGAGGGCTATCATTCCTTCACGAACAACTTGTGCCTCGCATTGTGCATAGAGACATCAAAGGTAGCAATGTACTTTTGGATGCGGACTTCCAACCAAAAATTGGAGACTTTGGATTGGCTAAACTTTTCCCGGACAATATATCCCACATTACCACAAAAATAGCAGGAACAAC AGGTTACCTTGCTCCTGAATATGCATTAGGCGGTCATTTGACAGTGAAGGCTGATGTCTATAGCTACGGGATTCTTACACTCGAAATCGTAAGTGGCAGAACTTGGGCGAATGCTGATCATGGAGGCGTTCAAAAGTTGCTAGCTGAATGG GCATGGGAGCTATATCAAGAAGAGAAATTGCTGGATCTGGTCGACCCCGAACTGGAAGAATTTCCAGAGAACGAGGTTCTGAGGTATGTGAAAGTTGCCCTCTTCTGCACCCAAGCAGCCGCAAGCAGAAGGCCATTGATGAGCCAGGTGATTGAGATGCTCTCAAGAAATGTTCGACTCAAGGAGAACGAACTCACACCTCCAGGTTTCTTTGATGATTCGGCTAGTCTTAGTGGCAGGTCAGCAAAGGATAAATTATCCGGCACTTCAAACAGTTATCAGATGAACTCGTTTCCCTCCACAATCACTCAGGTGACCCCAAGATGA